Proteins co-encoded in one Chitinophagales bacterium genomic window:
- a CDS encoding FecR domain-containing protein, which produces MDELIILKYLNQTASQAEMAAVEDWINEADANKKEFMQLKKLWEMSDQLKGYQTFDTNAAWKKVQKTIEVENQNTLKQTIKRIPLQKEQTSISKYRPLLQIAAVILVFFMVGLIFYQNYFTITNPSPIYKIAESSDNLLKVNLSDGSTVWLNQNSTLKYPTTFPTDSRNVLLTGEAFFEVNPNPAKPFVIEAGNTNVKVLGTSFNVNSRDAAHIEVTVESGKVQFYNKEGDGNKVYLEKSEKGIFENNKVSKTINNDPNFLSWKTGVLKFEDQPLSKVLPAIKRHFGKNIQIAEGSPIANCKLNYELDNQSLEVLLKDMELIFGFSFTTTKDGYLLKGEACN; this is translated from the coding sequence ATGGACGAACTAATCATACTTAAATACTTAAATCAAACTGCCTCACAAGCAGAAATGGCTGCTGTCGAGGATTGGATCAACGAAGCAGATGCCAATAAGAAAGAGTTTATGCAATTGAAAAAGCTGTGGGAGATGAGTGACCAACTCAAAGGCTATCAGACTTTTGACACAAACGCAGCTTGGAAAAAGGTTCAGAAAACTATTGAAGTCGAGAACCAAAATACACTTAAGCAAACCATCAAACGGATTCCACTGCAAAAAGAACAAACCTCAATATCAAAATACCGCCCTCTTCTTCAAATAGCAGCAGTTATATTGGTTTTCTTCATGGTAGGATTGATTTTTTACCAAAATTATTTCACAATTACCAATCCATCACCTATTTACAAAATAGCAGAAAGTTCAGATAATTTATTGAAGGTCAATCTTTCTGATGGATCAACGGTTTGGTTGAATCAAAACAGCACTTTGAAGTATCCGACTACTTTTCCAACAGATAGCCGAAACGTATTGCTCACAGGAGAAGCTTTTTTTGAAGTAAACCCAAACCCTGCAAAACCTTTTGTCATTGAAGCCGGCAATACCAATGTGAAAGTTTTGGGAACTTCCTTCAATGTGAACAGTAGAGATGCAGCACACATCGAAGTAACCGTAGAAAGTGGTAAAGTCCAATTCTACAATAAGGAAGGCGATGGCAACAAGGTTTATCTGGAAAAGAGTGAGAAAGGTATTTTTGAAAACAATAAAGTAAGCAAAACCATCAACAATGACCCCAACTTTTTGTCATGGAAGACAGGGGTTTTGAAATTTGAAGACCAACCTCTATCAAAGGTACTGCCCGCCATCAAGCGACATTTTGGTAAAAATATTCAAATCGCCGAAGGCAGTCCAATCGCCAACTGCAAATTGAACTATGAACTTGATAACCAATCTTTAGAAGTATTATTGAAGGATATGGAGTTGATATTTGGCTTTAGCTTTACCACAACGAAAGACGGATATTTATTGAAGGGAGAAGCTTGCAATTAA
- the folE gene encoding GTP cyclohydrolase I FolE: MKSSNLILNGNGQNAHSNGHSLYGKSVNGNCQCEHPNDEKHDEAENDLIGDNHIFTSLNTPLRADAFEMDDTEKIAKIEEHFKVIMETLGLDLTDDSLKGTPRRVAKMYVKEIFSGLNPANKPAYTLFDNKYQYNEMLIERDITFHSNCEHHFVPIIGKAHIAYIPGEKVVGLSKLNRIVQYFAKRPQVQERLTMQIANELREVLQTEDVAVLLEADHACVITRGVGDVNSSTVTSKFYGKFEEEATRREFLQLIRKV, translated from the coding sequence ATGAAATCAAGTAATTTGATATTAAATGGAAATGGACAAAACGCCCACTCCAACGGACACAGTTTGTACGGCAAATCCGTTAATGGCAATTGTCAATGTGAACATCCAAACGACGAAAAACACGATGAAGCTGAAAACGACCTTATTGGAGACAATCATATTTTCACTTCCCTGAATACTCCTTTGCGAGCAGATGCTTTTGAAATGGACGACACAGAAAAAATTGCGAAAATCGAAGAACATTTCAAGGTAATCATGGAAACCTTGGGCTTGGATTTGACAGATGACAGCTTGAAAGGTACGCCCCGAAGGGTCGCCAAAATGTATGTCAAAGAGATATTCAGCGGTTTGAATCCTGCTAACAAACCAGCCTACACCCTTTTCGACAACAAGTATCAGTACAATGAAATGCTCATAGAGCGTGACATTACTTTTCACTCCAACTGTGAGCACCATTTTGTACCAATCATCGGCAAGGCGCACATAGCCTATATTCCTGGTGAAAAAGTAGTGGGTTTGTCTAAGTTGAATAGAATTGTGCAGTATTTTGCCAAGCGTCCACAGGTACAAGAGCGATTGACTATGCAGATAGCCAACGAATTGCGAGAAGTATTGCAGACCGAAGATGTGGCGGTGCTTTTGGAGGCAGATCACGCGTGTGTGATTACGAGAGGTGTTGGTGATGTGAATAGCAGCACGGTGACATCTAAGTTTTACGGAAAATTTGAAGAAGAAGCAACTCGTAGAGAGTTTTTGCAGCTGATTCGGAAAGTATAG
- a CDS encoding histone deacetylase gives MLKIAYSPIYAHPLPKNHRFPMAKYELLPQQLLYEGTITQENLFTPKPLAEQYILNTHCADYWQKLQNLELTRQEERRTGFPLSAELVLREITIAQGTIDAALFALQHGAAMNIAGGTHHAFTNRGEGFCLLNDQAIAANYLLEKQLAHQILIVDLDVHQGNGTAEIFRNNPNVFTFSMHGAKNYPLRKEPSDLDIGLEDGTTDKSYLAILFDTLHRLINEVSPDFVFYQSGVDVLQTDKLGRLGLTIEGCKRRDEIVLAACKNNHLPVAVSMGGGYSARLSDIIEAHANTYRMTQKLYF, from the coding sequence ATGCTAAAAATCGCCTACTCACCAATTTACGCACATCCACTTCCAAAAAACCACCGTTTTCCGATGGCGAAATACGAGTTACTCCCACAACAGTTGCTCTATGAAGGCACAATTACCCAAGAAAACCTATTCACTCCCAAACCCTTAGCCGAACAATACATCCTCAATACCCATTGTGCTGATTATTGGCAAAAACTGCAAAACCTCGAATTGACCCGACAAGAAGAGCGGCGAACGGGTTTTCCGCTTTCAGCCGAATTGGTGCTGCGAGAAATCACCATCGCCCAAGGCACGATTGATGCCGCACTATTTGCCTTGCAGCATGGCGCAGCGATGAACATTGCAGGAGGTACACACCATGCGTTCACGAATAGGGGAGAAGGTTTCTGTTTGTTGAACGATCAAGCCATTGCAGCCAATTATTTGCTAGAAAAGCAGTTGGCGCATCAAATATTGATAGTGGATTTAGACGTACATCAAGGCAATGGCACAGCCGAAATTTTCCGAAACAATCCCAATGTATTCACTTTCAGTATGCACGGCGCAAAAAACTATCCACTCCGAAAAGAACCTTCGGATTTAGACATTGGATTGGAAGATGGTACGACAGATAAATCCTATTTGGCGATACTTTTCGATACACTCCACCGTCTAATCAATGAGGTTTCACCAGATTTTGTATTTTATCAGTCAGGCGTAGATGTCTTACAAACCGATAAATTGGGGCGTTTGGGGCTGACCATTGAAGGTTGCAAACGCCGGGATGAAATTGTATTGGCTGCCTGCAAAAACAATCACTTGCCTGTGGCTGTTAGTATGGGCGGTGGGTATTCCGCTCGCTTGTCGGACATCATTGAAGCCCATGCAAACACTTACCGAATGACTCAGAAATTGTACTTTTAA
- a CDS encoding oligosaccharide flippase family protein, translated as MGTIKKQSIFSAIYVYIGIFIGYINVTLLYPTILGSEGFGFTRFLISTGAILGVFAQLGLSGIVIRFFPFFEDKEGKHNGFLGLSFLVPLVGVALVSLFIVIFKDWVIERFHQPESLDLITRYYLLLIPAFVFTVYYGIIEAYSTSLLKAAVPFFFREVFSRVYSFGLLVVYFLEWVSFEQFMLLFVLEGGFRTIGMMVYLKWLGQLSFKIDWNVFRKPIFKEMMEYGFYTMLSRGSVFIISGLDVIMISTFLGFQYTGIYFAFLAATRLITVPASSITNIAAPLVAKAWKEDDMTLIQNLYEKTAITQLVAGLLLFIGLWANLDNFIFLLERSGESFAVGKYVAVFIGIGNLFNVMTGINGAIIINSKLYRWDMVFVVLLVVLTYFTNYFLIPIYGVVGAALATMITVVLYNGIKLIFVWKNFDMQPFTKKTWITLLIGGLILLLNFQLPYAGDFLVNWTNNSLLWMLGDLVYRSAIITVLYGSAVLYFNVSEDMTVMVGNIYRKTVGRILRR; from the coding sequence ATGGGAACAATCAAAAAGCAAAGTATTTTTTCTGCAATCTATGTTTACATAGGCATTTTCATTGGCTATATCAATGTCACCTTACTCTATCCCACCATTTTAGGTTCGGAGGGTTTTGGATTCACACGATTTCTTATTTCTACGGGAGCGATTTTGGGTGTATTTGCACAGTTGGGATTGTCGGGGATTGTTATTCGTTTTTTTCCATTCTTTGAAGACAAAGAAGGTAAACACAATGGTTTTTTGGGATTGTCTTTTTTAGTCCCTTTGGTTGGAGTGGCATTGGTGAGTTTGTTCATTGTGATTTTCAAAGACTGGGTAATTGAGCGTTTTCATCAGCCCGAAAGCCTCGATTTGATCACCCGTTATTATTTGCTATTGATTCCCGCCTTTGTGTTCACGGTCTATTACGGCATCATTGAAGCCTACTCGACCTCCTTACTCAAAGCGGCTGTGCCCTTCTTCTTTAGAGAAGTATTCAGTCGAGTTTATAGTTTTGGCTTGTTGGTCGTGTATTTTTTGGAGTGGGTTAGTTTTGAGCAGTTTATGTTATTGTTTGTTTTAGAAGGAGGATTTCGGACGATAGGAATGATGGTGTATTTGAAATGGTTGGGGCAGTTGTCCTTCAAAATAGACTGGAACGTGTTCCGAAAACCCATTTTCAAGGAAATGATGGAATATGGTTTTTACACCATGCTTTCGAGAGGTAGTGTATTTATTATCAGTGGTTTGGATGTCATTATGATTTCTACCTTTTTGGGTTTTCAATACACAGGTATTTACTTTGCTTTTTTGGCAGCAACTCGATTGATTACCGTTCCTGCGTCTTCCATTACCAATATTGCAGCTCCTTTGGTAGCGAAAGCTTGGAAGGAAGACGACATGACTTTGATTCAAAATTTGTACGAAAAAACGGCTATTACTCAGCTTGTTGCAGGACTTTTGTTGTTCATAGGATTGTGGGCGAATTTGGATAACTTCATCTTTTTATTGGAACGTTCGGGCGAAAGTTTTGCAGTGGGGAAATACGTTGCCGTTTTTATCGGAATTGGCAATCTCTTCAATGTCATGACGGGCATCAATGGGGCGATTATCATCAACTCCAAACTCTATCGTTGGGATATGGTGTTTGTGGTCTTGTTGGTTGTTTTAACCTATTTCACCAACTATTTTTTGATTCCGATATATGGCGTTGTTGGAGCAGCATTGGCAACCATGATTACGGTAGTCTTATACAATGGAATCAAACTCATTTTTGTGTGGAAAAACTTTGACATGCAGCCATTTACCAAAAAAACTTGGATTACTTTGCTGATTGGTGGACTAATCTTGTTGCTCAATTTTCAACTACCTTATGCGGGCGATTTTTTGGTGAATTGGACAAACAATTCGTTGCTTTGGATGTTGGGTGATTTGGTGTATCGTTCTGCAATTATTACGGTGTTGTACGGTTCGGCGGTCTTGTACTTCAATGTTTCGGAGGATATGACGGTAATGGTGGGCAATATTTATCGAAAGACGGTGGGGAGGATTTTGAGGAGGTGA
- the mgtE gene encoding magnesium transporter, translating into MPQESSTYEVRKKVLQLVEQHDAESLAQIMEDLPSKEVVHLIGHLSRNDQMQLFTLLSPEDAAEVMEEIPEAQAVGIIEDMEIEDAAAILNEMESDDQTDLIMELDDDDAQAILNKMKPEEAASVRRLLNYEYDTAGGMMHTEYFSFFENQTIEQVTEDLRFNAEKYQYYQLKYIFVTGLDTRLKGVLQMQDLLLGQADAPLSDIKIKDVLYVNHLVTLDELIDFFHKNELFGVPVVDDDQKLVGVILRKDILEAQTERVTQEHLESQGIVGGEELRTMPVLLRARRRLSWLSVNILLNIVAASVIAYNQDVLSSVIAMAVFLPIISDMSGCSGNQAVAVSMRELSIGAVTPGEVFRVLRQEISVGIINGVVLGILIGLAAFIWKGNVYLGLVVGSALTLNTLFAVSIGGTVPLLLKGFNIDPALASGPILTTITDMLGFFLALTFAGMALGHLQGM; encoded by the coding sequence ATGCCGCAAGAATCATCTACATACGAGGTTAGAAAAAAAGTGCTTCAACTGGTGGAACAGCATGATGCTGAATCACTTGCCCAAATAATGGAAGACCTTCCTTCAAAGGAAGTTGTTCACCTAATTGGTCATTTGAGCCGAAATGACCAAATGCAGCTTTTCACACTTTTGTCTCCCGAAGATGCGGCGGAAGTGATGGAAGAAATCCCAGAAGCACAGGCAGTTGGAATCATTGAAGATATGGAAATCGAAGATGCGGCTGCCATTCTGAACGAAATGGAAAGTGACGATCAAACAGACCTTATCATGGAACTGGATGATGACGATGCTCAGGCCATTTTGAATAAGATGAAGCCCGAAGAGGCGGCTTCTGTGAGGCGGCTACTCAACTATGAATACGATACGGCGGGCGGGATGATGCACACCGAATATTTTTCATTTTTTGAAAACCAAACCATCGAACAAGTAACCGAAGATCTCCGCTTCAATGCCGAAAAATACCAATACTATCAACTGAAATATATTTTTGTGACGGGTTTGGATACAAGGCTGAAAGGCGTTTTACAAATGCAGGATTTGCTGCTTGGACAAGCAGATGCTCCTTTGTCTGATATCAAAATCAAAGATGTGTTGTATGTAAACCATTTGGTTACGCTGGATGAATTGATTGACTTTTTTCACAAGAACGAATTGTTTGGCGTTCCAGTAGTCGATGATGACCAAAAATTAGTGGGTGTTATTTTGCGAAAGGATATTTTGGAGGCGCAAACAGAACGGGTCACGCAGGAGCACTTGGAAAGTCAAGGTATCGTGGGAGGAGAAGAGCTTCGGACGATGCCCGTTCTTTTGAGGGCAAGGCGACGCTTGTCTTGGCTGTCGGTTAACATTTTGCTGAATATTGTGGCAGCAAGTGTCATTGCCTATAATCAGGATGTGTTGAGTTCTGTGATTGCAATGGCTGTCTTTTTGCCGATTATTTCGGATATGAGTGGTTGTTCTGGCAATCAAGCAGTTGCGGTGAGTATGCGGGAGTTGTCTATTGGGGCGGTCACACCGGGGGAAGTGTTTCGTGTTTTGCGCCAAGAAATTTCGGTTGGCATCATCAATGGAGTAGTGTTGGGAATCCTCATAGGTTTGGCGGCTTTTATTTGGAAAGGGAATGTTTATTTAGGGCTTGTAGTTGGTTCAGCCTTGACCTTGAACACTTTGTTTGCTGTTTCGATAGGCGGAACAGTGCCTCTTTTGCTCAAAGGATTCAACATTGACCCCGCATTGGCTTCTGGCCCAATTTTAACCACGATTACGGATATGCTTGGGTTCTTTTTGGCACTGACTTTTGCGGGTATGGCTTTGGGGCATTTGCAGGGGATGTAG
- a CDS encoding transcriptional repressor has translation MISIQEKLKEKGLKVTPQRIAIYNAVVNLKNHPTAENIVDLIKTDYPSISVGTVYKVLNVFVDTGLLKKVKSEKDVMRYDAMLEHHHHLYCIDTDRIEDYEDEQLDVLVKEYFKQKKIKNFEIEDFKLQITGKFKKI, from the coding sequence ATGATTTCTATTCAAGAAAAATTGAAAGAAAAGGGACTAAAGGTGACTCCTCAACGGATAGCCATTTATAATGCTGTGGTGAATTTGAAAAATCATCCTACTGCAGAAAATATTGTAGATTTAATCAAGACAGATTATCCCAGTATTTCTGTAGGAACAGTTTACAAAGTACTCAATGTGTTTGTTGATACTGGTCTTTTAAAAAAGGTGAAAAGCGAGAAGGATGTTATGCGATATGATGCAATGTTAGAACATCACCATCACTTATATTGTATTGACACCGATAGAATTGAAGACTATGAAGACGAGCAATTAGATGTTCTTGTGAAAGAATATTTTAAACAGAAAAAAATTAAAAATTTTGAAATAGAAGACTTCAAACTTCAAATAACAGGAAAATTTAAAAAAATATAA
- the katG gene encoding catalase/peroxidase HPI gives MSNPTNGKCPFHHGANTESSSTVTDWWPKALNLDILHQHDTKTNPSGVDFNYREEFKKLDLEAIKNDLKEFMMDSQDWWPADWGHYGGLMIRMAWHVAGTYRLADGRGGSNTGNQRFAPLNSWPDNGNLDKARRLLWPIKKKYGNKISWADLFILAGNMAYESMGFRTFGFAGGREDIWHPEKDIYWGAEKEWLAPTGSEGSRYSGERNLENPLAAVMMGLIYVNPEGVDGKPDPLKTAHDVRVTFKRMAMNDEETVALTAGGHTVGKAHGNGDASILGAAPEGGEIHEQGFGWFNPRNNGNAADTVTSGLEGAWTSTPDRWNHTYFHILLNHDWELTKSPAGAHQWEPVNMKEEDKPVDAHNPNVRRNPIMTDADMAMKMDPEYRKISQRFYEDPKYFEDVFARAWFKLTHRDLGPKSRYLGADSPQEDLIWQDPIPAVNYTLSDSEINNLKAAILDSGLTPSELINTAWDSARTYRGSDYRGGANGARIQLAPQKDWEGNEPNRLDKVLNVLRKIQYDFTKEVSIADLIVLGGSAAIEQAAQKAGVDITVPFSPGRGDASEEMTDVESFEVLEPLHDGYRNWLKKDYAVNPEEMLLDRTQLMGLTAPEMTVLIGGMRVLGTNYGGSQHGVFTDNVGALTNDFFVNLTDMNYSWKPSGNNLYEIVNRNTGATKWTASRVDLVFGSNSILRAYAEYYAQDDNKEKFVNDFVKAWVKVMNADRYDLKK, from the coding sequence ATGAGTAATCCAACAAACGGAAAATGCCCGTTTCATCACGGAGCAAACACCGAATCGAGTTCAACAGTTACGGATTGGTGGCCCAAAGCCCTTAATTTAGATATCTTGCATCAGCATGATACTAAAACCAATCCAAGTGGTGTAGATTTTAATTACAGAGAAGAATTTAAAAAGCTGGATTTAGAAGCTATTAAAAATGACTTAAAAGAATTCATGATGGATAGTCAGGACTGGTGGCCTGCTGACTGGGGACATTATGGTGGCTTGATGATACGCATGGCTTGGCACGTTGCAGGTACATATAGGTTAGCTGATGGACGTGGCGGGAGTAATACTGGAAATCAAAGATTTGCACCTTTAAACTCTTGGCCAGACAATGGCAATTTAGATAAGGCAAGAAGATTATTGTGGCCTATAAAAAAGAAATACGGTAATAAAATTTCTTGGGCGGATTTATTCATCTTAGCAGGAAATATGGCCTATGAATCTATGGGCTTTAGAACTTTCGGATTTGCAGGAGGACGTGAAGATATTTGGCATCCAGAGAAAGATATTTATTGGGGAGCAGAAAAAGAATGGTTGGCACCTACTGGAAGTGAAGGTAGTCGCTATTCTGGAGAACGGAATTTAGAAAACCCTTTGGCTGCTGTAATGATGGGGCTAATATATGTAAACCCCGAGGGAGTTGATGGAAAACCTGACCCGCTAAAAACAGCGCATGATGTTCGAGTAACGTTCAAACGAATGGCTATGAATGATGAAGAGACTGTAGCACTAACTGCTGGTGGTCATACAGTTGGTAAAGCTCACGGCAATGGAGATGCATCTATACTTGGAGCAGCACCAGAAGGCGGAGAAATTCACGAGCAAGGTTTTGGTTGGTTTAACCCCAGAAACAATGGAAATGCTGCGGATACAGTAACGAGCGGTCTTGAAGGTGCATGGACATCAACACCCGACCGTTGGAATCACACCTATTTCCATATATTACTAAACCACGATTGGGAGCTAACAAAAAGTCCTGCTGGTGCCCATCAATGGGAGCCGGTAAATATGAAAGAAGAAGATAAACCAGTAGATGCTCACAACCCCAATGTACGTAGAAATCCAATCATGACAGATGCCGATATGGCAATGAAAATGGATCCTGAATACAGAAAAATATCGCAGCGTTTTTACGAAGATCCTAAATATTTTGAAGATGTGTTTGCAAGAGCTTGGTTCAAATTAACACATAGAGATTTAGGCCCCAAAAGTAGATACTTGGGAGCCGATAGTCCTCAGGAAGACTTAATTTGGCAAGACCCAATTCCTGCTGTTAATTATACTTTAAGCGATAGCGAAATTAATAATTTAAAAGCTGCAATATTAGATAGTGGTCTGACTCCATCTGAATTAATTAATACTGCTTGGGATAGCGCAAGGACATATAGAGGATCTGATTATCGAGGAGGTGCGAATGGGGCACGAATCCAGCTAGCTCCTCAAAAAGATTGGGAAGGAAACGAACCCAACCGACTTGATAAAGTTTTGAATGTATTAAGAAAAATTCAATATGATTTTACAAAGGAAGTAAGCATTGCTGATTTAATTGTTCTTGGTGGAAGTGCCGCTATCGAACAAGCTGCTCAAAAAGCTGGTGTTGATATAACTGTACCATTCAGTCCTGGTCGTGGTGACGCATCTGAAGAAATGACCGATGTAGAATCTTTTGAAGTGTTAGAACCCTTACACGATGGATATAGAAATTGGTTGAAAAAGGACTATGCCGTAAACCCTGAGGAAATGTTGCTTGATAGAACACAGTTAATGGGATTAACAGCCCCTGAAATGACGGTTTTAATTGGAGGAATGCGAGTACTTGGAACGAACTACGGAGGCAGTCAACACGGTGTATTTACGGATAATGTTGGTGCATTGACGAATGATTTCTTCGTCAATTTAACGGATATGAACTATTCGTGGAAGCCTTCTGGTAATAATCTCTACGAAATTGTGAATCGCAATACAGGAGCAACAAAGTGGACAGCATCAAGGGTGGATCTGGTTTTTGGTTCTAACTCAATACTCAGAGCTTATGCAGAGTATTATGCCCAAGATGACAATAAAGAAAAATTTGTAAATGACTTTGTGAAGGCTTGGGTAAAGGTAATGAATGCAGATAGATACGATCTAAAGAAGTAA
- the ltrA gene encoding group II intron reverse transcriptase/maturase, whose translation MKLFETETLRGKTQPITLEEIAAAYRKVKSNGGAAGVDGKTLEAIEADKVRMLYKLWNRMASGSYFPQCVKGVEIPKSDGTKRLLGIPTVTDRIAQQVAVSVIEPIMERLFHADSYGYRPNKSAHDAVAKCEERCYKYRWVIDMDIKGFFDNIPHDKMMEVLKHYISEKWIWMYVERWLKCPMQMPDGSIAERTKGTPQGGVISPILANMYLHVVFDQWMQKHYANTEYGSIRWERYADDIIVHCNNEKQAKYLLNRIKERFADCGLTLHPVKTKIVYCKQNNRRGGNKSVRFDFLGFTFQPRRMYHSKGKEKGKRWLGFAAAISRKASKHLKAQVRKRKIHRATGAELQDIANSIAPMVRGWIYYYGRFRPSALREVFSALNERLVRWLTNKYKRYRRRMKEARTRLKEIAKDFPNLFVHWQYGYTP comes from the coding sequence ATGAAATTATTTGAAACGGAGACATTAAGGGGTAAGACACAACCCATTACATTGGAGGAGATAGCCGCAGCTTACCGAAAAGTAAAGTCAAACGGCGGTGCAGCAGGGGTGGACGGCAAAACGTTGGAAGCCATTGAAGCCGATAAAGTTAGAATGCTTTACAAGTTATGGAATCGCATGGCATCGGGCAGCTATTTTCCTCAATGTGTAAAGGGTGTGGAAATACCGAAATCAGATGGTACAAAACGCTTGTTGGGCATCCCGACCGTGACGGATAGGATAGCGCAACAGGTAGCTGTATCGGTGATAGAACCGATAATGGAGCGATTGTTTCATGCCGATAGTTATGGTTACAGACCTAACAAATCGGCACATGATGCAGTTGCGAAGTGTGAGGAGCGATGCTATAAGTATCGTTGGGTGATAGATATGGACATCAAAGGTTTTTTCGACAACATCCCCCACGACAAGATGATGGAGGTGCTAAAACACTACATCAGCGAAAAGTGGATATGGATGTATGTGGAAAGGTGGCTAAAGTGTCCGATGCAAATGCCCGATGGCAGTATCGCAGAACGCACAAAAGGCACACCGCAAGGCGGGGTCATTAGTCCAATATTGGCAAATATGTATTTGCATGTGGTCTTTGACCAATGGATGCAGAAGCATTACGCCAACACGGAATACGGCTCTATAAGGTGGGAGCGATACGCAGACGACATCATCGTTCATTGCAACAACGAGAAACAGGCAAAATACCTGCTGAATCGTATCAAAGAACGTTTTGCCGACTGTGGATTGACCCTTCATCCTGTGAAAACGAAAATCGTTTACTGCAAGCAGAATAACCGTAGAGGGGGGAACAAAAGTGTCCGCTTCGACTTTCTGGGCTTCACTTTTCAACCCCGACGAATGTACCATTCAAAGGGGAAGGAGAAGGGTAAACGATGGTTGGGTTTTGCCGCTGCCATCAGTAGAAAGGCATCCAAACACCTCAAAGCACAGGTTCGTAAGCGTAAAATCCACCGAGCGACAGGGGCGGAGTTGCAAGACATTGCGAATTCTATCGCCCCAATGGTACGAGGATGGATATACTACTACGGACGTTTTCGACCGTCTGCATTGCGAGAGGTATTTTCGGCATTGAATGAGCGATTGGTACGTTGGCTCACCAATAAGTACAAGCGATACCGAAGGCGTATGAAAGAAGCACGAACAAGATTGAAGGAAATCGCCAAAGATTTTCCGAACTTGTTTGTGCATTGGCAGTACGGCTATACTCCCTGA
- a CDS encoding sigma-70 family RNA polymerase sigma factor → MNNEIQSIWKDLYNELFAFINSKVKNDEVSKDILQDTFLKAHSNIQNLKDSSKLTSWIYQITRNNINDYFRKKKYTIQIEHLELVVEQEPSYQNLSNCINSKIKQLPEKYEEAMVLTTFKNLKQTELAEYLGISYSGTKSRVQRAKEKLKELVIACENVETDQKNTKIEHNLDD, encoded by the coding sequence ATGAATAATGAAATTCAAAGCATTTGGAAAGACCTTTATAATGAATTATTTGCTTTCATAAATAGCAAAGTTAAAAATGACGAAGTAAGTAAAGATATATTACAGGATACCTTTTTGAAAGCTCATTCAAATATCCAAAATCTTAAAGATTCTTCAAAGCTAACTTCTTGGATTTATCAAATCACCAGAAATAATATTAATGATTATTTTCGAAAGAAGAAATATACAATTCAAATTGAGCATTTAGAGTTAGTAGTTGAGCAAGAACCTTCCTATCAAAACTTGTCAAACTGCATTAATAGTAAAATAAAACAGCTTCCAGAAAAATATGAAGAAGCAATGGTTTTAACAACATTCAAAAATCTAAAACAAACAGAATTAGCCGAATATTTAGGAATTTCATACTCAGGAACAAAGTCGAGAGTGCAGCGAGCAAAAGAAAAGCTAAAAGAACTTGTAATAGCTTGTGAAAATGTAGAAACAGACCAGAAAAACACGAAAATTGAACATAATTTGGATGATTAA